A window from Citrus sinensis cultivar Valencia sweet orange chromosome 3, DVS_A1.0, whole genome shotgun sequence encodes these proteins:
- the LOC102625720 gene encoding uncharacterized protein LOC102625720, protein MEKKVIQLCEEAKRGAEAALMEAEKAWTAWCIDALDQLNKSDITCPLLVSTQASSRKKIQDFASDLIVSWRNMSLEQMRDERKGSYTIPGDIEPAKIEKVDKRTSEECQEISGVGIVKVQKVDQNATSLSSNVVRPESVVTEKTNSSDNVENLITEEDKLPASFFKS, encoded by the exons ATGGAGAAAAAGGTGATACAGTTGTGTGAAGAAGCAAAGAGAGGGGCAGAAGCGGCATTAATGGAGGCAGAGAAAGCGTGGACCGCATGGTGCATTGATGCATTGGATCAGCTCAACAAGTCCGATATCACCTGTCCGCTTCTTGTTTCAACGCAG GCATCTTCTAGGAAGAAAATCCAGGATTTTGCATCTGATCTGATTGTGTCGTGGAGAAATATGTCCCTTGAGCAAATGAGAGATGAGAGAAAAGGAAGCTATACAATCCCTGGCGACATTGAGCCTGCTAAAATAGAGAAGGTTGATAAGAGGACCTCTGAGGAGTGTCAGGAGATTTCTGGAGTTGGAATTGTTAAGGTTCAGAAAGTTGATCAGAATGCTACATCCCTCTCCTCGAATGTGGTAAGACCAGAAAGTGTTGTGACAGAGAAAACCAATTCATCGGATaatgttgaaaatttgattacaGAAGAGGACAAGCTTCCGGCATCATTCTTCAAAAGTTGA